In Hyphomicrobium denitrificans ATCC 51888, the DNA window ATACTCGGGGAAGTCTTGGATAGGTCTTTAGCTAATCTAGTAACGAGTAAAGAGGGGGCTCGTGGAAAACATCGAAGCTTCCCGCGTCGAGGATGTTCCAGTCCTTGAGACGTGGGAGCGCTTAAGCGCCGATCCCAAAGCAGTTCTGGTGGACGTTCGTACGCGCGCCGAGTGGGCGTTCGTCGGGGTTCCGGATTTGAGCGGCTTGGGCCGGGAGACGCTGTTGATGGAATGGCTGACGTTCCCCGACAACCGTCCCGTCCCGGGTTTCAAGGATCGGCTCGATGAGGCGCTCAAAGCTCGCGGTGTCGAGAAAGACGATCAGATTTTTTTCATTTGCCGTTCGGGCGCACGTAGCCTGAAGGCGGCAGAGGCCATGGCGGCGTCGGGCTATCGACGCTGTTTCAACGTGACGGAAGGGTTCGAGGGGCCAATCGATCCCGATCGTCACCGCAACCAGATTGCCGGCTGGAGGCATGCCGGACTCGCCTGGGTGCAGGGTTAGCACCCAGAATTATGAAGGGCACGTGCCGCAGCGCTCAGAGGGTTTTGGGCATGCGGCGCACATTGGGGGGAACGCCTAGGGCCGGCGTTCCGCGTAAATAGCGGGAGTAATCACTATGCAGGCAGCAAAGACAGCAGAGGCGCAAGGCGTGAGCGGTGCGCAGGGGACGGCTGTTGTTGAGACGGCAACTGGTTCGGTCGAGGGCCGTGGCCAGAAAGTTCGTGCCATGCTTCGGGCACAGCTCGGTGAGGAAATTTATTCGAGCTGGTTCAAGAGCCTCGAGTTCGAGGATTTCGACGGTCGCGTCGTCAAAGTCTCGGTGCCGGTCAAGTTCGTGCGGAACTGGATCCAGGAGCATTACGCCGAGCGTCTGCTGCATTGTTCGCGCGTCGAGTTTGCGACGGCCGAACGAGTCGAAGTCGTCTGGCGGCAGCCAGGCGTCGCCGTTCAGCGTCCGGCTGAAGCGCGTCCTGAAACAACAATCGCCGAGAAGGCGCCCGCGGCTGCCTCGCAGGCGGAAGCTCCGCCGCGCGTCTCGGTTCTGAGACCGCCGGTTCTTCCGGCGCAGCGCACTTCGGCCGGTGGGCTCGAAGGTTCGCCGCTCGATCCGCGCTACACGTTCGACAGCTTTGTCGTCGGCGCTTCAAACCGCATGGCGCATGCCGGTGCGACGCAGGTTGCCGAAACGGTTCTGACGGACGCTCCGGGCTACAATCCGCTTTACATCCATTCCGCCGTCGGACTTGGCAAAAGCCATCTTTTGCAGGCGATTGCGTGGGAAGTGAAGCGCCGCGCGCCGAGCGCGCAGGTGCTGTATCTGACAGCC includes these proteins:
- a CDS encoding rhodanese-like domain-containing protein; this encodes MENIEASRVEDVPVLETWERLSADPKAVLVDVRTRAEWAFVGVPDLSGLGRETLLMEWLTFPDNRPVPGFKDRLDEALKARGVEKDDQIFFICRSGARSLKAAEAMAASGYRRCFNVTEGFEGPIDPDRHRNQIAGWRHAGLAWVQG